A single genomic interval of Schistocerca americana isolate TAMUIC-IGC-003095 chromosome 2, iqSchAmer2.1, whole genome shotgun sequence harbors:
- the LOC124594482 gene encoding farnesol dehydrogenase-like, translating into MGIEKYAGRVALVTGASSGMGAAIAQELLKNGIHVVGLARRVELIKALEVKGSPGKLYALQGDVGKEESILSAFKWIRENLNGVDILVNSAGTDYDTDFICMYANISDFKEFSLN; encoded by the exons ATGGGCATCGAGAAGTACGCTGGCCGCGTTGCCCTGGTTACTGGCGCCAGTTCCGGCATGGGCGCCGCTATCGCTCAGGAACTGCTGAAGAACGGCATCCACGTGGTCGGCCTCGCCAGGAGGGTGGAACTGATCAAG GCCCTTGAAGTGAAGGGGTCGCCAGGAAAACTGTACGCTCTTCAGGGAGACGTGGGAAAAGAAGAAAGCATCCTCTCAGCTTTCAAGTGGATTAGGGAAAACCTCAATGGAGTCGACATCCTGGTCAACAGCGCTGGTACCGACTACGACACTGATTTTATATGTATGTATGCAAATATTTCAGATTTTAAAGAATTTTCCTTGAATTAA